A genomic region of Photobacterium swingsii contains the following coding sequences:
- a CDS encoding type IV pilin protein: MDVIDMYAFQKGMTLIEILIAVVIVGILSAIAVPAYTSHIEKSRRIEAQTGLIELHLWAEQYYTENTTYPSSTDLSAGNPQCTSCSLSDEYTFSINNSGTGTQRFILKAVVKTTGLQKGDPCKSLTIDASGAKKGSPSSAECW; this comes from the coding sequence ATGGATGTAATTGATATGTATGCTTTTCAGAAAGGGATGACATTGATTGAAATATTAATCGCTGTAGTGATTGTCGGTATCTTGAGTGCGATTGCAGTTCCTGCTTATACTTCACATATCGAAAAGTCTCGTCGTATTGAAGCACAGACAGGCTTGATTGAATTACACCTGTGGGCAGAACAATACTATACCGAAAATACAACATACCCGAGCAGCACAGATCTCAGTGCGGGTAACCCTCAATGTACATCATGTTCATTATCAGATGAATACACATTCAGCATTAATAACAGCGGTACTGGCACACAGCGTTTTATTCTAAAAGCCGTGGTAAAAACTACCGGACTTCAGAAGGGCGATCCTTGTAAGTCTCTCACTATTGATGCTTCAGGAGCCAAGAAGGGGTCACCAAGTAGCGCTGAATGTTGGTAA
- the dnaJ gene encoding molecular chaperone DnaJ, with the protein MSKRDLYEVLGVGRDASERDIKKAYKRLAMKFHPDRNQGDESAAEKFKEVKTAYEILTDPQKKAAYDQYGHAAFEQGGMGGGGGGFGGGADFGDIFGDVFGDIFGGGGGRRQQQRQQRGADLRYNMELTLEEAVRGCSKEIRVPTLVACDTCDGSGAKKGSSATTCGTCHGQGQVQMRQGFFAVQQTCPHCNGRGKIIKDPCGTCHGHGRKEETKTLSVKIPAGVDTGDRIRLTGEGEAGEFGAPAGDLYVQVHVAEHHIFERDGNNLYCEVPVSFTMAALGGEVEVPTLDGRVNLKVPTETQTGRMFRMRGKGVKSVRGGAVGDLICKLVVETPVSLSSRQKELLQELEESFGGKAASKHKPKSEGFFNGVKKFFDDLTG; encoded by the coding sequence ATGTCAAAACGTGATTTATATGAAGTTCTGGGTGTCGGTCGCGATGCATCAGAGCGTGATATTAAAAAGGCGTATAAGCGTCTTGCCATGAAGTTCCACCCTGACCGTAACCAGGGTGATGAGAGCGCGGCAGAGAAATTCAAAGAAGTTAAGACAGCATATGAAATCTTAACGGATCCACAAAAGAAAGCAGCTTACGATCAATACGGTCATGCAGCCTTTGAACAAGGCGGTATGGGTGGCGGCGGTGGCGGCTTCGGTGGTGGTGCTGACTTCGGCGACATCTTTGGTGATGTGTTTGGCGATATCTTTGGTGGCGGCGGTGGCCGACGTCAACAACAGCGTCAACAGCGCGGTGCAGACCTACGCTACAACATGGAACTAACTTTAGAAGAAGCTGTACGTGGCTGTTCTAAAGAGATCCGTGTACCGACATTAGTCGCTTGTGACACATGTGACGGCAGCGGTGCGAAGAAAGGCTCATCTGCGACAACCTGTGGTACCTGTCATGGTCAAGGCCAAGTACAGATGCGTCAGGGCTTCTTTGCTGTTCAGCAAACTTGTCCACATTGTAATGGTCGCGGTAAGATCATCAAAGACCCTTGTGGTACTTGTCATGGTCACGGCCGTAAAGAAGAAACTAAAACGCTATCAGTTAAAATCCCTGCTGGGGTGGATACTGGCGACCGTATTCGTCTTACTGGTGAAGGTGAAGCGGGCGAGTTTGGTGCACCAGCCGGTGACTTGTACGTACAAGTGCACGTAGCAGAGCACCATATCTTTGAGCGTGATGGTAACAACCTTTACTGTGAAGTACCGGTAAGCTTTACAATGGCTGCACTGGGTGGCGAAGTTGAAGTCCCTACCTTAGATGGCCGTGTAAACTTGAAAGTACCAACAGAAACGCAAACGGGCCGTATGTTCCGTATGCGTGGTAAAGGTGTGAAATCGGTACGTGGTGGTGCGGTAGGTGATTTGATCTGCAAACTTGTTGTAGAAACACCTGTTAGCTTAAGCTCGCGTCAGAAAGAGCTACTGCAAGAGCTTGAAGAAAGCTTTGGTGGTAAAGCCGCAAGCAAGCATAAGCCTAAATCAGAAGGCTTCTTCAATGGTGTGAAGAAGTTCTTTGACGATTTGACTGGCTAA